In Rhodamnia argentea isolate NSW1041297 chromosome 11, ASM2092103v1, whole genome shotgun sequence, one genomic interval encodes:
- the LOC115736426 gene encoding histone H1, with amino-acid sequence MSTTAEGEAPAVEQPPAEAPAPATEDEKPKEVEQEEEAKKPVKEKKPRAPREKKPRPPKTASHPPYFQMIKEAILALDEKSGSSPYAIAKYMEDKHKAVLPSNFRKILALQLKNSASKGKLIKVKASYKLSETGKKESAKPSSKPPKKTEAAAKKPKEMAPVPRAKRTRKSEATKPVKKAAKKPVKKAAAAKPKQPKSIKSPAAKRAKKVAAA; translated from the exons ATGTCGACCACCGCAGAAGGCGAAGCACCGGCCGTCGAGCAGCCGCCGGCGGAGGCTCCGGCGCCGGCGACGGAGGACGAGAAGCCGAAGGAGGTGGAGCAGGAGGAGGAAGCGAAGAAGCCGGTGAAGGAGAAGAAGCCTCGGGctccgagagagaagaagccgAGGCCGCCGAAGACCGCCTCGCATCCTCCCTACTTCCAG ATGATCAAGGAGGCGATCCTGGCGCTGGACGAGAAGAGCGGGTCGAGCCCGTACGCGATCGCCAAGTACATGGAGGACAAGCACAAGGCCGTGCTTCCCTCCAACTTCAGGAAGATTCTAGCGCTCCAGCTGAAGAACTCTGCCTCCAAGGGGAAGCTGATCAAGGTCAAGGCCTCGTACAAGCTCTCCGAGACGGGCAAGAAGGAGAGCGCCAAGCCCTCGTCGAAGCCTCCGAAGAAGACGGAGGCGGCCGCCAAGAAGCCGAAGGAGATGGCTCCTGTTCCGAGGGCCAAGCGGACGAGGAAGTCGGAGGCGACCAAGCCAGTGAAGAAGGCTGCGAAGAAGCCGGTGAAGAAGGCCGCGGCAGCAAAGCCGAAGCAGCCCAAGTCCATCAAGTCTCCTGCTGCGAAGAGGGCT